From a single Glycine soja cultivar W05 chromosome 19, ASM419377v2, whole genome shotgun sequence genomic region:
- the LOC114399191 gene encoding uncharacterized protein LOC114399191: protein MANKNFLCIIEEMDRLWFHQAILFSEPTASVISLPSPPDEKKPVPTSESVSCSSSILSSPPPPDEETSTDESPSSEQQLSSESMSVPLQDGSINNEEERKDGLTRMNLLDNRTRSHSSSPSTQNRHRKLRKPATTCARKLQKSISCRTLGELELDEVKGFMDLGFTFKKECLSPRMMSVIPGLQRLGVMDATETVEGNHIEAEEQKRGIMRPYLSEAWPIKRPDSPLLNLKIPKRCSSANMKKHLRFWAKTVASEIHQE, encoded by the exons ATGGCAAACAAAAACTTTCTATGCATTATAGAAGAAATGGATAGGCTTTGGTTTCACCAAGCTATTCTTTTCTCAGAACCAACAGCATCAGTTATTTCATTACCATCTCCACCAGATGAAAAAAAACCTGTTCCTACATCAGAATCCGTGTCTTGCTCATCATCCATTCTTTCTTCACCACCTCCACCAGATGAAGAAACTTCAACGGATGAATCACCCTCTTCAGAGCAACAACTCTCATCAGAATCAATGTCAGTGCCTCTTCAG GATGGTTCAATCAACAATGAAGAGGAAAGGAAGGACGGGTTGACTAGAATGAACCTTTTGGATAACAGAACTCGTTCACATTCATCCTCACCATCAACTCAAAACCGTCACAGAAAATTGAGGAAACCAGCTACTACTTGTGCAAGGAAACTACAGAAGTCCATAAGTTGCAGAACACTTGGGGAGCTAGAACTTGACGAAGTGAAGGGTTTTATGGATCTTGGTTTCACGTTCAAGAAAGAATGTCTTAGTCCAAGAATGATGAGCGTTATACCAGGCTTGCAAAGACTTGGTGTGATGGACGCCACAGAAACGGTTGAAGGAAATCATATCGAAGCAGAGGAACAAAAGAGAGGCATCATGAGACCATATTTATCGGAGGCATGGCCTATAAAGAGACCCGATTCACCGCTACTGAATTTGAAAATTCCCAAACGTTGTTCATCTGCCAACATGAAGAAACATCTTCGGTTCTGGGCTAAAACAGTGGCCTCAGAAATCCACCAAGAATGA
- the LOC114399190 gene encoding MLO-like protein 3 gives MAAGYASGYSLQHTPTWAIALVSFILISISIILEHLIHLIIQWLRKNRRSDLVEAIERLKSELMILGFMSLLLTVTQDAIIEICIPVRAADTMLPCRKLTSNDTAILDSCSAKNASKVALVSKHGIHQLHMFIFVLALMQIVYSFLTVSLARAKMRHWKAWDEETQTVEYEIANDPNRFRYTRQTTFGRRHISTRTPSPLYVWIKCFFRQFYHSVEKVDYLTLRHGFISAHFSARNNDFDFQNYIEQSLEEDFRIIVSISPVMWFTVVIFLLVDVHGWHVYLWLSYVPLLLVLVVGAKLEVIVDQMALKMKDVNNVTKGTPLVCPSDKFFWFGHPGFVLTLLHYTLFVNAFELAFFIWVSTQFGINSCYHEHRTFTIIRVVIAVAVQVLCSYVTLPLYALVAQMGSEVKSKALAKMLKQWHLEVRERRRNREQLKSFSFRHTNMSSEWSQENKSAPDFSSTLCESIRSSDEGEIVEELEHMEKTKASSSSDPPCVV, from the exons ATGGCAGCAGGGTACGCATCCGGTTATTCTCTACAACACACTCCAACATGGGCAATTGCCCTTGTTTCTTTCATTCTTATTTCCATCTCAATCATCTTGGAGCATCTCATTCATCTTATAATCCAA TGGTTGAGGAAAAATCGGAGGAGCGATTTGGTTGAAGCAATAGAGAGGCTTAAATCAG AGTTGATGATCTTAGGATTCATGTCGCTTTTGTTGACAGTAACTCAAGACGCTATAATAGAAATCTGCATACCAGTGAGGGCTGCAGATACGATGCTTCCATGTCGTAAACTAACTTCCAATGATACTGCAATTTTGGATTCTTGCAGTGCCAaaaat GCTAGTAAAGTTGCTTTAGTATCAAAGCATGGAATCCATCAACTTCATATGTTCATTTTTGTTCTAGCTCTCATGCAAATTGTGTACAGTTTTCTCACCGTGTCTCTGGCAAGGGCAAAG ATGAGGCACTGGAAAGCATGGGATGAAGAGACCCAAACAGTTGAATATGAAATTGCCAACG ACCCTAATAGATTCAGATATACAAGGCAAACAACATTTGGAAGACGGCACATATCTACTCGTACGCCATCACCATTATATGTTTGGATT AAATGTTTTTTCAGACAGTTCTACCATTCAGTAGAAAAAGTTGATTATCTCACCTTGAGGCATGGTTTCATATCA GCTCACTTTTCAGCTAGGAACAACGACTTCGATTTCCAAAATTACATTGAACAGTCACTTGAGGAAGATTTCAGAATCATAGTGAGCATTAG CCCTGTGATGTGGTTCactgttgttatttttttgctgGTGGACGTACATG GCTGGCATGTGTATCTCTGGTTATCCTATGTTCCCCTCTTG CTGGTTCTGGTTGTGGGAGCTAAACTTGAAGTCATTGTCGACCAAATGGCTCTTAAAATGAAAGATGTCAATAATGTGACCAAGGGGACCCCACTTGTTTGTCCAAGTGACAAATTCTTCTGGTTTGGCCATCCAGGATTTGTGTTAACACTCCTACATTACACTTTATTCGTG AATGCATTCGAGCTTGCCTTCTTTATATGGGTATCA ACACAGTTTGGAATAAATTCTTGCTACCACGAACACAGAACATTTACAATCATAAGGGTGGTGATAGC GGTAGCCGTTCAAGTCCTATGCAGCTATGTTACTCTCCCCCTCTATGCACTAGTGGCACAG ATGGGTTCAGAAGTGAAGAGCAAAGCATTGGCTAAAATGCTGAAGCAGTGGCATCTTGAGGTTAGGGAGAGAAGGAGGAACCGAGAACAACTCAAGTCTTTTAGTTTTAGGCACACAAATATGTCCTCAGAATGGAGCCAAGAAAATAAGAGTGCCCCTGATTTTTCTTCCACACTTTGTGAAAGCATTCGTTCCTCTGATGAAGGAGAAATTGTAGAAGAATTGGAGCATATGGAGAAAACAAAGGCGAGCTCATCAAGTGATCCACCATGTGTTGTTTAA
- the LOC114400510 gene encoding probable E3 ubiquitin-protein ligase RHG1A, producing MGHRHLHNTSSLFDGEPDQNWNHLHTDQQYVHLGRTNTSENSSFIYPAENMSIDSISFPSHWNSSSRSNGYASSSHNIVVPPHQSDASGTSNDHFVHSSSAGPFFTVSENYLHQPSSSNYDRQTFHVDAGFIDLTMGSGQGHHKRKSPGIPSVYEGGSTSRYFNAGSSTDLPISSELWQEKPNIDSQYMPWDHFTMTPTFRGTGLSIKGEGSLRNVRSRSTLDLDSNLSRTHLSSNHSHNSYPTVPPVDHSSMADLSGQTSGTLTRDWSQMNMSPANGRVLLSDTSSFGLETSHFLVGSGATASNASVDVGGFHHEFGASRNPTAPQSFHNTHTQTARGIRSNYSQRSTPTFRASSSLRLGHVTSDDGLPMVAESYSSRHPRPLSTIGWRNGDRNGRSRISSERYRSLTEESGLHDRFSSEGFMVVERASVYGSRNMLDQHRDMRMDVDNMSYEELLALGERIGYVNTGVSEDLLSKCLTETIYCSSEQSEDEGNCVICLEEYKNMDDVGTLQTCGHDYHVSCIKKWLSMKKLCPICKVSALPEDTKDK from the exons ATGGGTCATAGGCACTTACATAACACATCTTCATTGTTCGATGGTGAGCCTGACCAGAACTGGAATCATTTGCATACTGATCAACAATATGTGCACCTTG GTAGGACTAACACTTCAGAGAATAGTTCATTTATTTATCCTGCTGAAAATATGTCCATAGATAGCATATCTTTCCCCTCTCATTGGAATTCTTCCTCAAGGTCAAATGGATATGCATCCTCTAGTCACAACATTGTTGTACCTCCTCACCAGTCAGATGCATCAGGCACTTCTAATGATCATTTTGTGCATTCGTCTAGTGCTGGACCATTCTTTACAGTGTCGGAAAATTATTTACACCAACCTTCTTCCTCCAATTATGACAGACAAACATTTCATGTTGATGCTGGTTTTATTGATCTTACAATGGGAAGTGGACAAGGGCATCACAAGCGTAAGAGCCCTGGAATTCCTTCAGTCTACGAGGGAGGCAGTACTAGTAGATACTTTAATGCTGGGAGTTCAACTGATCTTCCTATATCTTCAGAATTGTGGCAGGAGAAGCCAAATATTGATTCTCAATATATGCCCTGGGATCATTTTACTATGACACCCACATTCAGAGGTACTGGCCTTTCAATTAAGGGTGAGGGTTCTTTGCGGAATGTGAGGAGCCGTTCTACACTTGATTTGGATTCCAATCTGTCTAGGACCCATTTATCAAGTAATCATTCACACAATTCCTACCCTACTGTCCCACCAGTTGACCATTCTAGCATGGCGGATCTTTCTGGTCAGACTTCTGGTACATTAACAAGGGATTGGAGCCAAATGAACATGTCTCCAGCTAATGGAAGGGTGTTATTATCAG ATACAAGTTCTTTTGGTCTTGAAACAAGTCACTTCCTTGTTGGAAGTGGTGCTACTGCTAGCAATGCTTCTGTAGATGTTGGGGGCTTCCATCATGAATTTGGTGCAAGCAGAAATCCTACTGCTCCTCAAAGTTTTCATAATACTCATACTCAGACCGCTAGGGGAATTCGAAGCAACTATTCTCAGAGATCCACACCAACTTTTAGGGCTTCTTCAAGCTTGCGCTTGGGACATGTGACATCTGATGATGGATTGCCTATGGTAGCTGAAAGTTACTCTTCTAGACATCCAAGGCCATTGAGCACCATTGGCTGGAGGAATGGTGATAGAAATGGGAGGTCAAGAATTTCTAGTGAAAGATATCGATCATTGACTGAGGAGAGTGGTCTCCATGATCGATTTTCCTCTGAG GGTTTCATGGTTGTTGAGCGTGCATCAGTGTATGGTTCCAGGAATATGCTTGATCAGCACCGAGACATGAGGATGGATGTAGATAACATGAGTTATGAG GAACTACTTGCACTTGGTGAGAGGATTGGCTATGTGAACACAGGAGTCTCTGAGGATTTGCTTTCCAAATGTTTGACGGAAACAATATATTGTTCATCTGAGCAAAGTGAAGACGAAGGAAACTGCGTAATATGTCtg GAAGAGTACAAGAATATGGACGATGTTGGAACACTTCAAACTTGTGGACATGACTACCATGTGAGCTGCATTAAAAAGTGGCTATCTATGAAGAAATTATGTCCTATCTGCAAAGTATCTGCTTTGCCTGAGGATACGAAGGATAAATAA